The DNA segment TCATTTTCATCTTTTCCAACGGCGGGGTGTCGCACATGGACACCTTCGATTTCAAACCCAAGCTCTTCGCGGCGGATGGAAAGACGATGGGGGTGGGTGGAGGCCTTTCGAACCAGCAGCGGCGTCTGCTCCGGCCGGGCTGGGAGTTTCGTCCCGGAGGCCAGTGCGGGACGCTCGTCAGCGATTTGTTCCCGCACCTCCGCCAGTGCATGGACGAGGTGTGTTTGATCCGGTCGATGAAGTCGGATGACAACGAGCACTACCAGGCTACCCTGGCGATCCATACCGGTTCCTTCTTCTTCTCGCGACCAAGCATTGGGTCCTGGGTCAGTTATGGTTTGGGAACCCTGAATCAGAATCTGCCTTCCTTCGTGGTGCTGTCGGCTGGCTCTCCCTACGCGGGCACACAGATTTTCAACAACGATTTTCTGCCGGCCTATCACCAGGGGGTGCGGGTGGTGCCCGGCAAGGAACCGATTGCCAATCTGGATCGTCGAACCGCGGCGGCCTCGGTTCAAGAGGAGGAGCTGGGATTGGCCGAAGCTTTTAACCGCCGGCATTTGGTCGATCGCGGCAGCGACAGCGAGCTGGCGGCGCGCATTCGCACGTTCGAGACGGCCTTTCACATGCAAACCGAGGCGCGGGAGGTGTTCGATCTGTCTCAGGAACCTGAGGCGACGCTCGACCTCTATGGGCTCAAGCGCGGTCAGACCGATGGTTTTGGCTGGCAATGCTTGGTGGCCCGCCGTCTGGCGGAACGAGGGGTGAGGTTTATCGAGTTGGTGGATGGGAGTTCCAGTCACAACTGGGATCAGCATGGTGATATGGCCGAGCACGCGCAGCACGCGCGGGCGATCGACCAGCCGATCGCGGGCCTGCTTCGCGACCTGCGGCGGACCGGGTTGCTCGACGATACCCTCGTCGTCTGGACTACCGAGTTTGGTCGGACCCCAGGAGTGGATGGTGACA comes from the Verrucomicrobiales bacterium genome and includes:
- a CDS encoding DUF1501 domain-containing protein — translated: MISRLLAEDDPLASRPAHFPSRAKRVIFIFSNGGVSHMDTFDFKPKLFAADGKTMGVGGGLSNQQRRLLRPGWEFRPGGQCGTLVSDLFPHLRQCMDEVCLIRSMKSDDNEHYQATLAIHTGSFFFSRPSIGSWVSYGLGTLNQNLPSFVVLSAGSPYAGTQIFNNDFLPAYHQGVRVVPGKEPIANLDRRTAAASVQEEELGLAEAFNRRHLVDRGSDSELAARIRTFETAFHMQTEAREVFDLSQEPEATLDLYGLKRGQTDGFGWQCLVARRLAERGVRFIELVDGSSSHNWDQHGDMAEHAQHARAIDQPIAGLLRDLRRTGLLDDTLVVWTTEFGRTPGVDGDKGRGHHSACFSSWMAGAGVRGGSVYGATDDIGAAVVENRVHVHDFHATILHVLGMDHERLTFRHGGRDYRLTDVHGNVVSALLT